One genomic window of Vibrio ziniensis includes the following:
- a CDS encoding ATP-dependent zinc protease family protein, protein MFKHIVPIVALSMLSGCTLMNGDEYHQATLNAIQQSNSQITNEITNLQLQLSNQGDYIDSLESKVLKLSDDVKELKTIASVKPEPIAEKPVQPKKNHAEATLQPQHKLVLGEIEHVQIKALEQTFDARVDTGAATSSLNAIDISEFERNGKQWVRFHLSDGTNKPDDSNWVESPIVRYVRIRQSTNEQTERRAVVQLWVKIGDINEKTEFTLADRSQMSHPILLGREFIRDIAVVDVSRRYIHTETN, encoded by the coding sequence ATGTTTAAGCACATAGTACCAATCGTAGCTCTAAGCATGCTTTCTGGTTGTACCCTAATGAATGGGGATGAATATCACCAAGCCACTCTTAATGCAATTCAACAGTCGAATTCACAAATCACCAACGAAATAACCAATTTACAGCTCCAACTTAGCAATCAGGGTGATTACATTGATAGCCTTGAAAGCAAGGTTCTTAAATTGTCTGACGATGTTAAAGAACTAAAAACAATAGCATCAGTTAAACCAGAGCCCATTGCAGAAAAGCCCGTTCAGCCTAAAAAAAATCATGCTGAAGCAACACTTCAACCTCAACACAAACTTGTGTTAGGCGAAATTGAGCATGTACAGATTAAAGCATTAGAGCAAACCTTTGACGCACGTGTGGATACTGGTGCTGCTACTTCATCTCTAAATGCGATTGATATTTCAGAATTTGAACGCAACGGTAAACAATGGGTTCGATTTCATTTATCTGACGGAACAAACAAACCTGACGATTCGAATTGGGTAGAATCTCCTATTGTACGGTATGTACGAATACGCCAATCAACCAATGAACAAACTGAAAGACGTGCAGTTGTTCAGCTATGGGTTAAAATTGGTGATATCAATGAAAAAACTGAATTTACGCTGGCAGACCGCTCCCAAATGAGCCATCCTATTCTCCTTGGACGCGAATTTATTCGCGACATAGCTGTTGTGGATGTGAGTCGCAGGTACATTCATACAGAGACAAATTAA